One Symphalangus syndactylus isolate Jambi chromosome 20, NHGRI_mSymSyn1-v2.1_pri, whole genome shotgun sequence DNA segment encodes these proteins:
- the SGCA gene encoding alpha-sarcoglycan isoform X1, with the protein MVGGTMSVRRVSIPDSVHAPGGEGRLTPGPSCPEPPPSFPPLLPAPCLCHSRGGPGWAAMAATLFWTPLLLVLLAGLGDTEAQQTTLHPLVGRVFVHTLDHETFLSLPEHVAVPPAVHITYHAHLQGHPDLPRWLRYTQRSPHHPGFLYGSATPEDRGRQVIEVTAYNRDSFDTTQQRLVLEIGDPEGPLLPYQAEFLVRSHDVEEVLPSTPASRFLSALGGLWEPGELQLLNITSALDRGGRVPLPIEGRKEGVYIKVGSASPFSTCLKMVASPDSYARCAQGQPPLLSCYDTLAPHFRVDWCNVTLVDKSVPEPADEVPTPGDGILEHDPFFCPPTEAPDRDFLVDALVTLLVPLLVALLLTLLLAYVMCCRREGRLKRDLATSDIQMVHHCTIHGNTEELRQMATSREVPRPLSTLPMFNVRTGERLPPRVDSAQVPLILDQH; encoded by the exons ATGGTTGGGGGGACAATGAGTGTGAGGAGGGTGTCTATCCCAGATTCGGTGCATGCTCCAGGCGGGGAGGGGAGGCTGACGCCGGGACCCAGCTGCCCCGAGccacctccctccttccctcctctcctccctgccccctgtCTCTGTCACTCACGGGGCGGGCCCGGCTGGGCAGCCATGGCTGCGACGCTCTTCTGGACTCCTCTCCTCTTGG TTCTCCTGGCAGGGCTGGGGGACACCGAGGCCCAGCAGACCACGCTACACCCACTTGTGGGCCGTGTCTTTGTGCACACCTTGGACCATGAGACGTTTCTGAGCCTTCCTGAGCATGTCG CTGTCCCACCTGCTGTCCACATCACCTACCACGCCCACCTCCAGGGACACCCAGACCTGCCCCGGTGGCTCCGCTACACCCAGCGCAGCCCCCACCACCCTGGCTTCCTCTACGGCTCTGCCACCCCAGAAGATCGTGGGCGCCAGGTCATTGAG GTCACAGCCTACAATCGGGACAGCTTTGATACCACTCAGCAGAGGCTGGTGCTGGAGATTGGGGACCCAGAAG GCCCCCTGCTGCCATACCAAGCCGAGTTCCTGGTGCGCAGCCATGATGTGGAGGAGGTGCTGCCCTCAACACCTGCCAGCCGCTTCCTCTCAGCCTTGGGAGGACTCTGGGAGCCCGGAGAGCTTCAGCTACTCAACATCACTTCAGCCTTGGACCGTGGGGGCCGTGTCCCCCTTCCCATTGAGGGCCGAAAAGAAGG GGTGTACATTAAGGTGGGTTCTGCCTCACCTTTCTCTACTTGCCTGAAGATGGTGGCATCACCCGATAGCTACGCCCGCTGTGCCCAGGGCCAGCCTCCACTTCTGTCTTGCTACGACACCTTGGCACCCCACTTCCGCGTTGACTGGTGCAATGTGACCCTG GTGGATAAGTCAGTGCCGGAGCCTGCAGATGAGGTGCCCACCCCAGGCGATGGGATCCTGGAGCATGACCCGTTCTTCTGCCCACCCACTGAAGCCCCAGACCGTGACTTCTTGGTGGATGCTCTGGTTACCCTCCTGGTGCCCCTGCTGGTGGCCCTGCTTCTCACCTTGCTGCTGGCCTACGTCATGTGCTGCCGGCGGGAGGGAAG GCTGAAGAGAGACCTGGCTACCTCTGA CATCCAGATGGTCCACCACTGCACCATCCACGGGAACACAGAGGAGCTGCGGCAGATGGCGACCAGCCGCGAGGTGCCCCGGCCACTCTCCACCCTGCCCATGTTCAATGTGCGCACGGGTGAGCGGCTGCCTCCCCGTGTGGACAGCGCCCAGGTGCCCCTCATTCTGGACCAGCACTGA
- the SGCA gene encoding alpha-sarcoglycan isoform X2 encodes MVGGTMSVRRVSIPDSVHAPGGEGRLTPGPSCPEPPPSFPPLLPAPCLCHSRGGPGWAAMAATLFWTPLLLVLLAGLGDTEAQQTTLHPLVGRVFVHTLDHETFLSLPEHVAVPPAVHITYHAHLQGHPDLPRWLRYTQRSPHHPGFLYGSATPEDRGRQVIEVTAYNRDSFDTTQQRLVLEIGDPEGPLLPYQAEFLVRSHDVEEVLPSTPASRFLSALGGLWEPGELQLLNITSALDRGGRVPLPIEGRKEGLKRDLATSDIQMVHHCTIHGNTEELRQMATSREVPRPLSTLPMFNVRTGERLPPRVDSAQVPLILDQH; translated from the exons ATGGTTGGGGGGACAATGAGTGTGAGGAGGGTGTCTATCCCAGATTCGGTGCATGCTCCAGGCGGGGAGGGGAGGCTGACGCCGGGACCCAGCTGCCCCGAGccacctccctccttccctcctctcctccctgccccctgtCTCTGTCACTCACGGGGCGGGCCCGGCTGGGCAGCCATGGCTGCGACGCTCTTCTGGACTCCTCTCCTCTTGG TTCTCCTGGCAGGGCTGGGGGACACCGAGGCCCAGCAGACCACGCTACACCCACTTGTGGGCCGTGTCTTTGTGCACACCTTGGACCATGAGACGTTTCTGAGCCTTCCTGAGCATGTCG CTGTCCCACCTGCTGTCCACATCACCTACCACGCCCACCTCCAGGGACACCCAGACCTGCCCCGGTGGCTCCGCTACACCCAGCGCAGCCCCCACCACCCTGGCTTCCTCTACGGCTCTGCCACCCCAGAAGATCGTGGGCGCCAGGTCATTGAG GTCACAGCCTACAATCGGGACAGCTTTGATACCACTCAGCAGAGGCTGGTGCTGGAGATTGGGGACCCAGAAG GCCCCCTGCTGCCATACCAAGCCGAGTTCCTGGTGCGCAGCCATGATGTGGAGGAGGTGCTGCCCTCAACACCTGCCAGCCGCTTCCTCTCAGCCTTGGGAGGACTCTGGGAGCCCGGAGAGCTTCAGCTACTCAACATCACTTCAGCCTTGGACCGTGGGGGCCGTGTCCCCCTTCCCATTGAGGGCCGAAAAGAAGG GCTGAAGAGAGACCTGGCTACCTCTGA CATCCAGATGGTCCACCACTGCACCATCCACGGGAACACAGAGGAGCTGCGGCAGATGGCGACCAGCCGCGAGGTGCCCCGGCCACTCTCCACCCTGCCCATGTTCAATGTGCGCACGGGTGAGCGGCTGCCTCCCCGTGTGGACAGCGCCCAGGTGCCCCTCATTCTGGACCAGCACTGA
- the LOC129469927 gene encoding LOW QUALITY PROTEIN: putative histone H1.9 (The sequence of the model RefSeq protein was modified relative to this genomic sequence to represent the inferred CDS: inserted 1 base in 1 codon; deleted 2 bases in 1 codon) — protein sequence MLHASTIGHLWSTPPWRKQWGYCDPHRILVASEVTTEITSPPPAPRAQVCGGQPWVTVLDPLSGHPGKEAERHFTTVXISAIELKYCHGWRPAGQHVSSKTATGQRTCAKACQKPSTSKVILRAVADKGTCKYVSLATLKKAVSTTGYNMARNAYHFKCVLKGLVDKHAQQVTGRGTSGSFTLGKKQASKSKLKVKRQRQQRWHSGQRPFGQHRSLLGSKQGHKQLIKGVRRVAKCHCN from the exons ATGTTACATGCCTCCACCATCGGGCATCTCTGGTCCACCCCTCCCTGGAGGAAACAATGGGGCTACTGTGACCCACACAGAATTCTGGTAGCCTCTGAGGTCACCACAGAGATAACCTCACCACCCCCTGCGCCAAGAGCACAAGTCTGTGGAGGCCAGCCGTGGGTGACTGTCCTTGATCCTCTCTCTGGCCACCCAGGGAAAG aagcagaaaggcACTTCACCACTG CCATCAGTGCCATTGAACTCAAATACTGCCATGGGTGGAGGCCAGCAGGGCAGCATGTCTCTAGCAAGACAGCGACTGGGCAACGCACCTGTGCCAAAGCCTGCCAGAAGCCCAGCACGTCCAAGGTGATCCTGAGGGCTGTGGCAGACAAGGGGACCTGCAAGTATGTGTCCCTGGCCACCCTGAAGAAGGCTGTTTCCACCACGGGCTACAACATGGCCCGAAATGCCTATCACTTCAAGTGTGTGCTCAAGGGGCTGGTGGACAAG CATGCTCAGCAGGTGACCGGCAGGGGGACCTCAGGCTCCTTCACCCTGGGCAAGAAGCAGGCCTCCAAGTCCAAGCTCAAGGTCAAGAGACAACGGCAGCAGAGGTGGCACTCTGGGCAGCGCCCCTTTGGACAGCACAGGTCACTACTGGGCTCCAAACAGGGGCACAAGCAGCTTATCAAGGGGGTTCGAAGGGTGGCCAAGTGCCACTGCAATTAA